The Neodiprion lecontei isolate iyNeoLeco1 chromosome 2, iyNeoLeco1.1, whole genome shotgun sequence genome segment AACATGAGTTATCCATAGAAATTGGTCCGATTTTCACCTCTTAAAAATCAGTCGAGTTGATCATGCACAacgagaaagtaaaaaaatcggAGTTTTATATTTGAGttttggtagaaaatgaaattccgCGTAaagaatttagaaatttttttttaaaactctaGAATTTCTTGAATTTCCTCAAACATTATCAGGACAATTCAAACCTTTGCTAATTATGATTTgcctgttatttttttatcaatgtcTTTGGGAATAcaagatgaagaaaaacaaatgcaGAAACAAATTAATCACCCGAAGCCCACTTACGTTTTATTGAACTTTTTAGTTATAATCCCGCATTTGGGCAGTGCAACGGTGAAAACCCGCTCAGACATGGCTACAACAGCGGCGCAGAACGTGATCAACGGCTTGGAAGGAAAACCACTCGTCTATGAATTATAGTGGCAAACAGGCTTTCAATAAAGTTTGCACCAACTGTGTAACCTGTTGCCTGATATAtgtatcaaatattttcaaagcaaCTGAAATTTTACGGggctttaattttttatacatgtcTTCAAGATTCGTATTTCCACTTTACGTCATATTCAAGAATATATACCTAGCAATTATTATGTTTTATAGTATATTTCATATGAAGGTGTCAAGTCtgggaatttttttacccagGATATAAGCACATTGACATTCCAGTAACTTGTTTGTAGGTGTGTTATATCTCACGTTAATTCATACAGATGTGACTCCGTGATCAAtgtctatttttattttatgaatgCGAAGTTATTTAGgaatacgaaaatataaagtGTGCGTATGACACGTGTTCacgaaataatcaattcaattctccaataatacatatacagtatatatcattttttgttttgtatgtatattacataattatataagATTTATAGAATTAATTTACAACGATTTAAATCGTAATATTTAACCTTTGTTTTGCTAAAATTTGGTTCAATGTGTTTTACACATTCAATTACACAGTCGTCGTGACGTTTTAATTCCACGATTTCTTCAATTAGTTTATTAGTGCATCACAGGTGTCCATCAGGCTTCGGCAACAACGTTTTtaagattttgtaaaattggaTCAATTTTACTCTCTAGTGACAAGATGTGCCCGGTATCACAAATGTTGTTTGCAATAAAGCTTACGACCAATGGTAGCTTATTCATTTGAACAACCTGTTGAACATATCATTGATCACACATAAATCCATGTATTTACACACTTATAACTGTTTCTGACAACATGGTAAATAATTGTAACTAgaggtaaaaatttacaagaaatttgcacaataattaattaattttataattatataatatagttGAAATACAATAAATGCTAGTTCCCTTTAATGTGTATGgagcattatttttcaaatctgataaggttttgataattttttagtttcaaaattttttataaattcagTTTTACCTCTTGACAGAAGTGctgatgatttttttgaagCTGCATTCTCAATTTGTTTTCTAatatagaatttttgaaacattttccatctaaattttgcaaatgaatgaaatttaaaaactaaaTGAGATGTTTAAAAAAGGTAAAACATATCTTTTTTCCTCTTGAGTGATGGATtcattgataaaatatttcataattatatcTCATAATTTCGTTGTACCATTTTCCTTATAGTTCCGTTCTACTTTTTCGCATAAAGCCAATTATGATTATGGGTCGATGAATTGTTGTATTTCTACTATCTATTCAGAAGagacttttttaaaaatcaatttcttgtCAGGTGAAAGAAAGATTGATTTCATCAAGTTTGTAATCAATCGGACGCTACTATAGGAATACGTGTTCATAcggaaaagatttttttcttatgaatgtggaagaaattgtttttataacTTTCATTCAAACGACTAAAACATCGTAATATAAATTTCTcaccaaatgaaaaaatgaattttaattaggAAAATTTGACgttacattaaaaaaattaataatttaagAACAAATTGAGATGAAAAGATCAAACTAAATCATCAACAAGCCTTGTAATAGGTAATAtgagatttcaaaaaatgaagcGTACCGAAAATTCGACCTTAAAATcttgtcaaatttgaaaaataatatgcCATATAGAACTAGTTTCATATCATTATATGTTTAAACAATGTACTCTTCAGAAAAGGTTGCATGTAAAAGTGGAATAACTGAACTCCAAACAGCCTTCCAGAATTACGGTGCTCTTATTATCAATGGTTCATAACTTACTTGATAACTGCTGTATATGCTAATAATGGTTTTATTCTTTCCTAGATCTAATTTGCTCCCTTGATCAGTGGCCATTCCGAATGTAGAAAGGAAGCTTGCCCGCATTGCTAATTCTGGGGCTTTTTCATCTGACACTGATATGACAGGAACACCATCACGATCCGTGATCAAAATACTGTGTAAGCCATCAACGCTGTTCAATAgctgatataaaaatttcttcaattcctGAAACTGAATCACAAATTGATTTGTGTATGCTAGAAAAATACAGATCGCGAATATACATGTCTATATTGCTTCGAATTTTTGAGCTGACTTCTATTGCAATTCCAATAAAGAGTGAGttctattttgaaaaacataaCCTCGATTATAGTTACTTTCACTTGGCTTCGAAACGCTAGCTAACGGTCACATATGATTACAGCATaaacttcaaaaaacaaaCTCACCACGTTCATTTTCGAATGCAGAACCTGTATTCagttttcagtatttttattgcattccaaatttttattgaatttgaacaaaGAATACTCCGTTCTGTGACTAAGAGTTGACACTTCACACAGCCGCGTCAGCCACGGGGCGCCgatatatttctatttatgGTTTGACAGGGTTACAATCCTACCCTACCGATCGAGTTATTTTTGTCCTACCCGCATTTAGCTGTGAATTTAAAAGGTAGTGTACGTCAAAGAGAATTATCTTTGGTGTACGTAAAAATACTGTATTATAAGTGATATGACATGTTATTCACTCCTTGTTACCAAACTTATACAAGCGAACTGTAAGCGCGCGCATTGCTTAACATGCCTAAAACAGAGACAGAGCCAGTCATACTCAAGAAgtgcaaaagagataaaaagatTGCTACCGGGGCCGGGAGCTGATTTTGATACGCACCCGCAGTAAGCTAAAGTGTGTGGCGTATCAACCTCAGAGAATTACTCTATGGCGTCAACTTGGTGTAAAGCGTCGTTCACGCAGTcaacaattataataaataattggtTTTCGATAAAACAGCGAGAATGAAGAGCAGAGCATTGATGTTCATGGACTGAGATTGggtgataaaattattattccgttgaatataatattaataattccGCTCTTCGTGTATTAAATAGAGGTACAACAGAAAGCTCTAGCCCAAAAGAGAACGGAATGGCAACACTTGAGGATAAAATTTtgggtgaaaaattacaatattactGCAGTAGTTCAAGTGAAGACGAGGGGCAAGACTCAGCGGATTCTGAAGATGAACAAAAGTCGCAGAAACCGTGCGACGCGACAGCGTCAAGGTCTGAGCAACTGCCTGAGTGTGCAAAGTGGGACGGAACTTCAAGCAACACAGGGCCGAAAGGGGTCTTAGGCGACTGGCAGCGGTTTAAACAAATAGAGGCAGAGAAGAAAGTCGAACAGGAGAAGGAGAGGATCGAGCTGCTGAAGAAGTTGAGTTTGACTTGCAGGAGTGCTCTTGACGAGGAAAAAGATAATCTTGAGGAAACCGATCCAGAGTTGGCAGATTTGATGAACGACGAATTTTTACTCAATTATCAGAAGCAAAAAATGATGGAAATGCTCACTCGGGCTGAAAAATTAAGATTTGGCCGGTTATTCAACTTGGTAACTGCTGATCAATTTCTGGAGGCCATCGACAACGAACATGAATCTGTTACCATcgttattcatatttatgaACCTGACATAGAAGGATGTGAGACTATGAATGGCTGTTTACTTTCACTGGCCATCGAATATCCCAGcgttaaattttgcaaaattcaagGTGAGATGGTGAAAGAATTCCAAACTTCTATAAAAGAACATTGCAGTTGCTaatgctgaattatttttaggCTCCGCCGCAGGCTTAAGTAGGCACTTCAAAAAGGAGGGAGTTCCAGCACTGCttgtttataaaaacaaacaagtcaTAGGTAATTTTGTTCGTGTCACAGATCACCTTGGAGTTGACTTTTATTCCTCTgatgttgaacattttttaatcgagCATGGAATGATAAGTGACAGAAACTGTATTCCATCAATTGTTTCTACTAAGAGAAATGCAGATTCTGACAGCGACtagaaaaatgaacgaaatAGAGACTGGAGATTATATGtggtaaaaatgtatttaatatttatagtaACTATACTTATATGAACTATGTAAC includes the following:
- the LOC107225732 gene encoding ragulator complex protein LAMTOR3-A; translation: MNVFQELKKFLYQLLNSVDGLHSILITDRDGVPVISVSDEKAPELAMRASFLSTFGMATDQGSKLDLGKNKTIISIYSSYQVVQMNKLPLVVSFIANNICDTGHILSLESKIDPILQNLKNVVAEA
- the LOC107225731 gene encoding phosducin-like protein, with translation MATLEDKILGEKLQYYCSSSSEDEGQDSADSEDEQKSQKPCDATASRSEQLPECAKWDGTSSNTGPKGVLGDWQRFKQIEAEKKVEQEKERIELLKKLSLTCRSALDEEKDNLEETDPELADLMNDEFLLNYQKQKMMEMLTRAEKLRFGRLFNLVTADQFLEAIDNEHESVTIVIHIYEPDIEGCETMNGCLLSLAIEYPSVKFCKIQGSAAGLSRHFKKEGVPALLVYKNKQVIGNFVRVTDHLGVDFYSSDVEHFLIEHGMISDRNCIPSIVSTKRNADSDSD